In Dermacentor variabilis isolate Ectoservices chromosome 11, ASM5094787v1, whole genome shotgun sequence, one genomic interval encodes:
- the LOC142564115 gene encoding uncharacterized protein LOC142564115 isoform X1 gives MQSGFGSSNELEPEAKMTVLDSSCSTLTKDQTACLTEGGAATRHASGRPDKQRQGSGYFQQLFHAPNGNLFSVLSPLQQRGGRFCSMKPAFLCRQPAQQQQGQRATRSRSGRRGGGSRCLKFHNFIPSESITSEKDDGSHDDVWKVHAECKLQEEHGTKQIMVSQWSVSSSDAPPPSSSSSSFVQAATESRHSAGNDTAASTEAEKATPSQLASRLRVEVTRRQPASTCPPPAPSPTNRAADTSGPSTDSRPQQQVQVTYQAGPVVAAVTAPPPAPADEEALRATPGCFIPSRSSELLNELASSSCCSEDVPSRTDSAPASPNCVADASADTSVKQSEILFECLSKRHRRKPSQTRRVVPYRKYLSLLENDEASNASHPLDLSMKTRVRATEDAGATVGNSDSCCFSPAVCGASPFVPCCLPACSSQPYLPSVPSEHYHFPYQDPRTSVSGSFEKSPLQVALEAPLTTTPNRRLYSAFSQPSPLATLGHQSMVSASVVPTTQLPFGYALYSTPTSASGAGVRPSHPLQPQSHTDCSGSGSRSALMAVLQNCRDPRTSSGHGSSTSPSPSEAPRGLRKPSQRSLIKQKLEDTFKQNGFLVKTKQVSDGDATFCKFRQLRKYTRYYLKSWHHHLPAEVHKLWKGFLPPKTLPGPGSSVDDVARDASQGSLSLPQ, from the exons ATGCAGAGTGGGTTTGGCTCGTCTAACGAATTGGAACCTGAAGCCAAGATGACGGTACTGGATTCTTCTTGCAGCACCCTTACTAAAGATCAGACAGCTTGTTT AACTGAGGGCGGTGCCGCTACCAGACACGCTTCGGGCAGGCCGGACAAACAGCGTCAGGGCAGCGGCTACTTCCAGCAACTCTTCCACGCCCCCAATGGGAACCTCTTCAGCGTGCTCTCACCGCTGCAGCAGCGCGGCGGCCGCTTCTGCTCCATGAAGCCTGCGTTCCTGTGCCGCCAGccggcgcagcagcagcagggccAGCGTGCCACGCGCAGCCGGAGCGGCCGGCGCGGTGGCGGCAGCCGCTGCCTAAAGTTCCACAACTTCATCCCTTCCGAGAGCATCACCTCGGAGAAAGACGATGGCTCGCACGACGACGTCTGGAAGGTGCACGCCGAGTGCAAGCTCCAGGAGGAGCATGGCACCAAGCAGATCATGGTGTCCCAGTGGTCCGTGTCTTCTTCGGACGCGCcgccgccttcgtcgtcgtcttcctctttcGTACAAGCGGCGACGGAGTCAAGGCACTCGGCCGGGAACGATACCGCCGCCTCGACCGAAGCTGAGAAAGCTACGCCGTCTCAGCTGGCTTCCAGGTTGCGAGTGGAGGTGACGCGGCGGCAGCCTGCATCGACTTGCCCACCGCCTGCGCCGAGCCCAACCAACAGAGCTGCAGATACGTCAGGACCGAGCACGGACTCACGGCCCCAGCAACAAGTCCAGGTCACTTATCAGGCGGGACCCGTGGTCGCTGCGGTCACAGCTCCACCGCCCGCGCCTGCGGACGAAGAAGCGCTTCGGGCGACGCCCGGGTGTTTTATTCCTTCCAGAAGCAGCGAGCTCCTCAACGAGCTCGCGTCATCATCGTGCTGCTCCGAGGACGTCCCAAGCAGGACTGACTCGGCGCCCGCGTCACCGAATTGCGTGGCCGACGCGAGCGCCGACACTTCTGTCAAGCAGTCGGAGATCCTCTTCGAGTGCCTCTCCAAGCGGCACCGAAGAAAGCCCTCGCAAACGCGCAGGGTCGTCCCTTACCGAAAGTACCTGTCCCTCTTGGAAAATGATGAAGCTTCCAATGCGTCGCACCCTCTGGACTTGTCTATGAAGACAAGAGTGCGCGCGACAGAGGATGCTGGTGCCACAGTGGGCAACAGCGACAGCTGTTGTTTCTCGCCTGCAGTGTGTGGCGCGTCGCCTTTTGTGCCCTGTTGCTTACCGGCCTGTTCCTCGCAACCGTACCTGCCCAGTGTGCCCTCAGAGCACTATCATTTTCCTTACCAGGACCCGAGGACGTCCGTGTCTGGCAGCTTCGAGAAGTCTCCACTCCAGGTTGCATTGGAAGCACCTCTCACAACTACACCAAACCGTAGACTCTACAGTGCTTTTTCTCAGCCGAGTCCACTTGCTACACTGGGTCACCAGTCTATGGTGTCCGCATCTGTGGTGCCTACTACCCAGTTGCCATTTGGCTATGCCCTCTACTCGACACCAACGTCAGCTTCTGGTGCTGGTGTCAGGCCATCACACCCTCTTCAACCACAGTCCCATACAGACTGTTCGGGCAGTGGCAGTAGATCAGCATTGATGGCGGTCCTGCAGAATTGTCGAGACCCGAGGACCAGCAGTGGCCATGGTTCATCAACAAGCCCGTCACCCTCGGAAGCACCACGGGGTCTTCGCAAACCGAGCCAGAGGTCACTGATCAAGCAGAAGCTGGAGGACACGTTCAAGCAGAATGGTTTCCTCGTCAAGACCAAGCAAGTCTCGGATGGTGACGCCACCTTCTGCAAGTTCCGTCAGCTTCGCAAGTACACACGCTACTACCTCAAGAGCTGGCACCACCACCTTCCAGCAGAAGTGCACAAGCTCTGGAAGGGTTTCCTTCCACCTAAGACACTTCCTGGCCCTGGGAGCTCAGTTGATGATGTGGCCAGGGATGCTTCGCAAGGCTCACTTTCTCTACCACAATAG
- the LOC142564115 gene encoding uncharacterized protein LOC142564115 isoform X2 — MLASDTRNLPKFPGFDRTVSLCRTEGGAATRHASGRPDKQRQGSGYFQQLFHAPNGNLFSVLSPLQQRGGRFCSMKPAFLCRQPAQQQQGQRATRSRSGRRGGGSRCLKFHNFIPSESITSEKDDGSHDDVWKVHAECKLQEEHGTKQIMVSQWSVSSSDAPPPSSSSSSFVQAATESRHSAGNDTAASTEAEKATPSQLASRLRVEVTRRQPASTCPPPAPSPTNRAADTSGPSTDSRPQQQVQVTYQAGPVVAAVTAPPPAPADEEALRATPGCFIPSRSSELLNELASSSCCSEDVPSRTDSAPASPNCVADASADTSVKQSEILFECLSKRHRRKPSQTRRVVPYRKYLSLLENDEASNASHPLDLSMKTRVRATEDAGATVGNSDSCCFSPAVCGASPFVPCCLPACSSQPYLPSVPSEHYHFPYQDPRTSVSGSFEKSPLQVALEAPLTTTPNRRLYSAFSQPSPLATLGHQSMVSASVVPTTQLPFGYALYSTPTSASGAGVRPSHPLQPQSHTDCSGSGSRSALMAVLQNCRDPRTSSGHGSSTSPSPSEAPRGLRKPSQRSLIKQKLEDTFKQNGFLVKTKQVSDGDATFCKFRQLRKYTRYYLKSWHHHLPAEVHKLWKGFLPPKTLPGPGSSVDDVARDASQGSLSLPQ, encoded by the exons ATGCTTGCCTCGGACACTCGAAACTTGCCGAAGTTTCCAGGTTTCGACCGAACAGTTTCGCTTTGTCG AACTGAGGGCGGTGCCGCTACCAGACACGCTTCGGGCAGGCCGGACAAACAGCGTCAGGGCAGCGGCTACTTCCAGCAACTCTTCCACGCCCCCAATGGGAACCTCTTCAGCGTGCTCTCACCGCTGCAGCAGCGCGGCGGCCGCTTCTGCTCCATGAAGCCTGCGTTCCTGTGCCGCCAGccggcgcagcagcagcagggccAGCGTGCCACGCGCAGCCGGAGCGGCCGGCGCGGTGGCGGCAGCCGCTGCCTAAAGTTCCACAACTTCATCCCTTCCGAGAGCATCACCTCGGAGAAAGACGATGGCTCGCACGACGACGTCTGGAAGGTGCACGCCGAGTGCAAGCTCCAGGAGGAGCATGGCACCAAGCAGATCATGGTGTCCCAGTGGTCCGTGTCTTCTTCGGACGCGCcgccgccttcgtcgtcgtcttcctctttcGTACAAGCGGCGACGGAGTCAAGGCACTCGGCCGGGAACGATACCGCCGCCTCGACCGAAGCTGAGAAAGCTACGCCGTCTCAGCTGGCTTCCAGGTTGCGAGTGGAGGTGACGCGGCGGCAGCCTGCATCGACTTGCCCACCGCCTGCGCCGAGCCCAACCAACAGAGCTGCAGATACGTCAGGACCGAGCACGGACTCACGGCCCCAGCAACAAGTCCAGGTCACTTATCAGGCGGGACCCGTGGTCGCTGCGGTCACAGCTCCACCGCCCGCGCCTGCGGACGAAGAAGCGCTTCGGGCGACGCCCGGGTGTTTTATTCCTTCCAGAAGCAGCGAGCTCCTCAACGAGCTCGCGTCATCATCGTGCTGCTCCGAGGACGTCCCAAGCAGGACTGACTCGGCGCCCGCGTCACCGAATTGCGTGGCCGACGCGAGCGCCGACACTTCTGTCAAGCAGTCGGAGATCCTCTTCGAGTGCCTCTCCAAGCGGCACCGAAGAAAGCCCTCGCAAACGCGCAGGGTCGTCCCTTACCGAAAGTACCTGTCCCTCTTGGAAAATGATGAAGCTTCCAATGCGTCGCACCCTCTGGACTTGTCTATGAAGACAAGAGTGCGCGCGACAGAGGATGCTGGTGCCACAGTGGGCAACAGCGACAGCTGTTGTTTCTCGCCTGCAGTGTGTGGCGCGTCGCCTTTTGTGCCCTGTTGCTTACCGGCCTGTTCCTCGCAACCGTACCTGCCCAGTGTGCCCTCAGAGCACTATCATTTTCCTTACCAGGACCCGAGGACGTCCGTGTCTGGCAGCTTCGAGAAGTCTCCACTCCAGGTTGCATTGGAAGCACCTCTCACAACTACACCAAACCGTAGACTCTACAGTGCTTTTTCTCAGCCGAGTCCACTTGCTACACTGGGTCACCAGTCTATGGTGTCCGCATCTGTGGTGCCTACTACCCAGTTGCCATTTGGCTATGCCCTCTACTCGACACCAACGTCAGCTTCTGGTGCTGGTGTCAGGCCATCACACCCTCTTCAACCACAGTCCCATACAGACTGTTCGGGCAGTGGCAGTAGATCAGCATTGATGGCGGTCCTGCAGAATTGTCGAGACCCGAGGACCAGCAGTGGCCATGGTTCATCAACAAGCCCGTCACCCTCGGAAGCACCACGGGGTCTTCGCAAACCGAGCCAGAGGTCACTGATCAAGCAGAAGCTGGAGGACACGTTCAAGCAGAATGGTTTCCTCGTCAAGACCAAGCAAGTCTCGGATGGTGACGCCACCTTCTGCAAGTTCCGTCAGCTTCGCAAGTACACACGCTACTACCTCAAGAGCTGGCACCACCACCTTCCAGCAGAAGTGCACAAGCTCTGGAAGGGTTTCCTTCCACCTAAGACACTTCCTGGCCCTGGGAGCTCAGTTGATGATGTGGCCAGGGATGCTTCGCAAGGCTCACTTTCTCTACCACAATAG
- the LOC142564115 gene encoding uncharacterized protein LOC142564115 isoform X3 has protein sequence MKPAFLCRQPAQQQQGQRATRSRSGRRGGGSRCLKFHNFIPSESITSEKDDGSHDDVWKVHAECKLQEEHGTKQIMVSQWSVSSSDAPPPSSSSSSFVQAATESRHSAGNDTAASTEAEKATPSQLASRLRVEVTRRQPASTCPPPAPSPTNRAADTSGPSTDSRPQQQVQVTYQAGPVVAAVTAPPPAPADEEALRATPGCFIPSRSSELLNELASSSCCSEDVPSRTDSAPASPNCVADASADTSVKQSEILFECLSKRHRRKPSQTRRVVPYRKYLSLLENDEASNASHPLDLSMKTRVRATEDAGATVGNSDSCCFSPAVCGASPFVPCCLPACSSQPYLPSVPSEHYHFPYQDPRTSVSGSFEKSPLQVALEAPLTTTPNRRLYSAFSQPSPLATLGHQSMVSASVVPTTQLPFGYALYSTPTSASGAGVRPSHPLQPQSHTDCSGSGSRSALMAVLQNCRDPRTSSGHGSSTSPSPSEAPRGLRKPSQRSLIKQKLEDTFKQNGFLVKTKQVSDGDATFCKFRQLRKYTRYYLKSWHHHLPAEVHKLWKGFLPPKTLPGPGSSVDDVARDASQGSLSLPQ, from the coding sequence ATGAAGCCTGCGTTCCTGTGCCGCCAGccggcgcagcagcagcagggccAGCGTGCCACGCGCAGCCGGAGCGGCCGGCGCGGTGGCGGCAGCCGCTGCCTAAAGTTCCACAACTTCATCCCTTCCGAGAGCATCACCTCGGAGAAAGACGATGGCTCGCACGACGACGTCTGGAAGGTGCACGCCGAGTGCAAGCTCCAGGAGGAGCATGGCACCAAGCAGATCATGGTGTCCCAGTGGTCCGTGTCTTCTTCGGACGCGCcgccgccttcgtcgtcgtcttcctctttcGTACAAGCGGCGACGGAGTCAAGGCACTCGGCCGGGAACGATACCGCCGCCTCGACCGAAGCTGAGAAAGCTACGCCGTCTCAGCTGGCTTCCAGGTTGCGAGTGGAGGTGACGCGGCGGCAGCCTGCATCGACTTGCCCACCGCCTGCGCCGAGCCCAACCAACAGAGCTGCAGATACGTCAGGACCGAGCACGGACTCACGGCCCCAGCAACAAGTCCAGGTCACTTATCAGGCGGGACCCGTGGTCGCTGCGGTCACAGCTCCACCGCCCGCGCCTGCGGACGAAGAAGCGCTTCGGGCGACGCCCGGGTGTTTTATTCCTTCCAGAAGCAGCGAGCTCCTCAACGAGCTCGCGTCATCATCGTGCTGCTCCGAGGACGTCCCAAGCAGGACTGACTCGGCGCCCGCGTCACCGAATTGCGTGGCCGACGCGAGCGCCGACACTTCTGTCAAGCAGTCGGAGATCCTCTTCGAGTGCCTCTCCAAGCGGCACCGAAGAAAGCCCTCGCAAACGCGCAGGGTCGTCCCTTACCGAAAGTACCTGTCCCTCTTGGAAAATGATGAAGCTTCCAATGCGTCGCACCCTCTGGACTTGTCTATGAAGACAAGAGTGCGCGCGACAGAGGATGCTGGTGCCACAGTGGGCAACAGCGACAGCTGTTGTTTCTCGCCTGCAGTGTGTGGCGCGTCGCCTTTTGTGCCCTGTTGCTTACCGGCCTGTTCCTCGCAACCGTACCTGCCCAGTGTGCCCTCAGAGCACTATCATTTTCCTTACCAGGACCCGAGGACGTCCGTGTCTGGCAGCTTCGAGAAGTCTCCACTCCAGGTTGCATTGGAAGCACCTCTCACAACTACACCAAACCGTAGACTCTACAGTGCTTTTTCTCAGCCGAGTCCACTTGCTACACTGGGTCACCAGTCTATGGTGTCCGCATCTGTGGTGCCTACTACCCAGTTGCCATTTGGCTATGCCCTCTACTCGACACCAACGTCAGCTTCTGGTGCTGGTGTCAGGCCATCACACCCTCTTCAACCACAGTCCCATACAGACTGTTCGGGCAGTGGCAGTAGATCAGCATTGATGGCGGTCCTGCAGAATTGTCGAGACCCGAGGACCAGCAGTGGCCATGGTTCATCAACAAGCCCGTCACCCTCGGAAGCACCACGGGGTCTTCGCAAACCGAGCCAGAGGTCACTGATCAAGCAGAAGCTGGAGGACACGTTCAAGCAGAATGGTTTCCTCGTCAAGACCAAGCAAGTCTCGGATGGTGACGCCACCTTCTGCAAGTTCCGTCAGCTTCGCAAGTACACACGCTACTACCTCAAGAGCTGGCACCACCACCTTCCAGCAGAAGTGCACAAGCTCTGGAAGGGTTTCCTTCCACCTAAGACACTTCCTGGCCCTGGGAGCTCAGTTGATGATGTGGCCAGGGATGCTTCGCAAGGCTCACTTTCTCTACCACAATAG